One Candidatus Eisenbacteria bacterium genomic window, GTCTTCACTGAGGCGCCCCAGAGGACCTACCACCTTGCGGCCGTGGTCAAAGGCCGGACACCGGCGGTGGGGAACGGCCCGGAGAACTGCGTGCCGGCGATGCCCCATCTCTTCTATGCGGAGGCGGCGGTCTTCATGATGACCGTCCTCGCCTGTCTCGCCCTGGCGCTCTTGCGGGACGCCCCGCTGAAGGAGCTCGCGAATCCCGCGGTTCCCGAGAATCCGGCCAAGGCCCCCTGGTACTTCCTGGGACTCCAGGAGCTGGTGTCCTACTCCGCATTCATGGGCGGCATGGGGATCCCGCTGGTCGTGATCCTGGGACTCCTCCTCATCCCGTACCTCGACAGGGAGATCGCGGGGACGGGGGAGTGGTTCGGAGGGCCGGGCGGCAGGCGGGTCGTTGCCAGATCCGCCTTTTTCGGCCTGGGCTCGGTGATCTTGCTGGAGGCCTTCGCCATCCGCTTCGGCTGGATCCGCCAGTGGTGGCCCGAATCTCCCCAGCTCCTGATCACGCTCATCAATCCAGGAACCGTCCTCACTCTCCTGTATGCCATCTTCTCGTTGTGGGCGATCCGGAGGTTCGATTCGGTCAGGGCAGGGGCCATGGCGCTCTTCACATGTTTCTTGGCGGGATTCGTCGTCCTTACCGTCATCGGAGTGCACTTCCGAGGTCCGAACTGGGACTTCTTCTGGTCTCCATCGGATTGGCCGGGGCACTGAGATGCACTCGCGCGCGAACAAGATCCTCCTGCTCGTGTCGAGTCTGGCCGCGCTGGCGCTCCTGGGATCGGCGGCCGTCCGGGAGAACTGGCTGCAGGAGTGGAAGAGGATTCAGCGATCGTATGCCAAGGCTCTCCCGCCCGAGAGCAGGCGGGACTTCCGCGTCCAGCTCCGACAGATCGTTGTCCCACGCCTCCGCGTCTCGGACCGGTGCGTGAGCTGCCACGTCGGGATGGCGCCGGGGGAGCAGGGCATCTCGGGCGACCGGGTTCTCTCCAAGCATCCGAATGTTCATCATGACCCCGCCGACATCGGCTGCACCGTCTGCCACGGGGGGCAGGGGCGGGCCACCGAGAGCGCTGCTGCGCACGGGGACGTCTCCTTCTGGCCCGAGCCGATGATCCCGGCCGGACAGGCCTACGCGGGCTGCGGCACCTGCCACACGCACTTGGCCGTGCCGAGCATGGCCAGGCTGGAGCAGGGACGGGCGCTGTTCGAGAGATCGGATTGCCTCTCGTGCCACCGACTGGACGGTCGGGGCGGCACGATGCGCACGGGAGCGGCGGGCGGAATGGAAGGGCCTGACCTCTCCCGCGCCGGAGCGGTGGGATTCGATGAGAAATGGTATGGAAAGCACGTGAGCAGGAGCGGCGAGCCCGCCGCTGCCGTCTGGAGGGGGGCGGTCCGCTCCCTCTCCCAAGACGACCAGCAAGCTCTGGACATCTTTCTCTCCTCCCGCGTCGGAGCCCCGGGGCTCATCGAGGCCAAGGCGCTCTTCCACTCCCTCGGATGCCGTTGCTGCCACAAAGTGGGGGGAATCGGAGGGGACGACGGCCCCGACCTCACTCGCGTGGGGCAGCTCGATCCCGGCAGATTGGTCTTTGATCACGTGCCGGGCGAGCGCACCGTCCAGAACTACCTCGCCGAGCACTTCCGCGCTCCGGGGAAGGTCGTCCCAGGGTCCCTGATGCCGTCG contains:
- a CDS encoding c-type cytochrome, which encodes MPSSRCGRSGGSIRSGQGPWRSSHVSWRDSSSLPSSECTSEVRTGTSSGLHRIGRGTEMHSRANKILLLVSSLAALALLGSAAVRENWLQEWKRIQRSYAKALPPESRRDFRVQLRQIVVPRLRVSDRCVSCHVGMAPGEQGISGDRVLSKHPNVHHDPADIGCTVCHGGQGRATESAAAHGDVSFWPEPMIPAGQAYAGCGTCHTHLAVPSMARLEQGRALFERSDCLSCHRLDGRGGTMRTGAAGGMEGPDLSRAGAVGFDEKWYGKHVSRSGEPAAAVWRGAVRSLSQDDQQALDIFLSSRVGAPGLIEAKALFHSLGCRCCHKVGGIGGDDGPDLTRVGQLDPGRLVFDHVPGERTVQNYLAEHFRAPGKVVPGSLMPSMGLSETQIEALNLYMFSLRRSELPEAFWPKDRIRAERFGAREFASDGATLYGAFCAACHGADGRGMRYAGMPPFPAIGGRDFLSIASDSFLAVTIRSGRPGRRMPAWGSPGGPFSESEIDGIVRHIRGLGEGTPFAGDSGPRRWIVADAIRGESLYKANCSLCHGPGGEGGEGPALNNQVFLSSASDLYLLETIRGGRGGTSMTGFASGTNVSSALAPSEIEQLVAFIRTWEVKQ